The nucleotide sequence CACAGCTGTCTTCGGTGAGCAGGATGCGATCACCAGTCGAGGCCTCGAGGCCTGCCGTCGTCAGCTCGATCGGCGTCCGGCATCCGTCGCGGGAAATCATGAGGATGCCGGGATACTTCGCCCGCAGAGGGCCCAGATCGCCGAGTTCCGGGTCGGCGGTTACAATCGTCTCGAATTCAGGGGCATTCCGCTGATTCTCAAGACTCCGGAGCGCGCGGTCTATATGCGAAAGACTGCCGATGGCAACGAGAATGACGCTGACTGAATCTGAACTGGGACGCTTGTCGGCTTCAATACCGCTCGCGGGGGGAATAACTTCCGCCATCGAAATCCTGTAAGAGTGCTGCCAAGTTAACTTTCCCCCGGCCGTGAAACCAACTTCGTCATGACGGTAGGGTGGCTTGAGGCGATACTTGCCTGCCCCGGATGCCACGGTGAGCTGGACCGGCGCGAGGCCTCTTATGTCTGCCAGACGTGCCTGCGCACATACCCCGTACGGTACGGGATCCCTGACTTTCGTCTTGAACCCGACCCGTACATCAGCGTCGCCGACGAGATCGGCAAGATCGAGGGATTTTCAGCACCTGGCCGATCGTTTACCGATATGGTCCGCGCTTACTACGTGCTCACCCCGGAAAGTCCGCCCGAATTGCATTCCCGTTACATCAACGCGATGGCAGCCGCTGCGAGACGCGGCGCGGGAATGCTGCGCAAGCTGCGTATGAGGTATCCGGAAGTTACAAACCGCGAATTACTGGACCTCGGCTGCGGGACGGGTGGAATGTGCATCGCCGCAAGTACAGCGTTCGACCGCGTCGTCGGCGTTGACGTTGCGCTTCGGTGGCTGGTCATGGGTCAGCAGAACCTGCGTGAAAAAAGCGTGAACGTTCCGCTGATTTGCGCGAATGCGGAATCGCTTCCGTTTCGGCCCGAGGCATTTGACGCGGTGGTCGCTGACGCCGTCGTCGAACACGTACGCAGTCCGGCAGCGATGCGCGATGAGACGATGCGGGTGCTGCGAAGCGGTGGCGCTTTCTTCTTCACCACCAATAACAGATACAGTGTTTTGCCCGAGCCACATGTTCGAATAATGGGTTTTGGTCTTCTTCCCCGATCGTGGATGGAATCGGTGGCCAAGCGCGTTCGGCACACTCCGTACAAGGCGCGGCTCCTGTCGAGAAGCGAGCTATTGTCGGTGTTCCGCAATGTTGGCGAAGTTATGCTTCCGTGGTTCGAGGTGGGAGAACTGGGCGACCGCAACGAAAGATTGCGGCAGAGCTGGGAGACGATCAGCAGATATGC is from Gemmatimonadaceae bacterium and encodes:
- a CDS encoding methyltransferase domain-containing protein codes for the protein MTVGWLEAILACPGCHGELDRREASYVCQTCLRTYPVRYGIPDFRLEPDPYISVADEIGKIEGFSAPGRSFTDMVRAYYVLTPESPPELHSRYINAMAAAARRGAGMLRKLRMRYPEVTNRELLDLGCGTGGMCIAASTAFDRVVGVDVALRWLVMGQQNLREKSVNVPLICANAESLPFRPEAFDAVVADAVVEHVRSPAAMRDETMRVLRSGGAFFFTTNNRYSVLPEPHVRIMGFGLLPRSWMESVAKRVRHTPYKARLLSRSELLSVFRNVGEVMLPWFEVGELGDRNERLRQSWETISRYAPLRFLIRNVVPQYFIVGRRST